TAGTTTCGGTCGGGGCCTTGATTCCCTTCTTCCTGCACAATGTCTTCGGTAAAACCTCAAAGATGTTCATCGGCGACGGCGGGACGTTGGTCATGGGCACCGTCATGTCCGTCTTCGTGATCGCCATCCTGCAATCCGGCTCGCGGGTCGCAGCCTTTGTCGACCCCAATGTCGGGCTTGTACCGTTCACGCTGGCGGTATTGTCGGTTCCCGTGTTCGATACGCTGCGCGTGATGTCGACGCGTATGCTGAAGGGCTCGTCGCCATTCCGTCCCGACAAGACCCACCTGCACCATATGTTCATCGACATGGGTTGTTCCCATGTCGCGACGACATTGGCTATCTTGGGATTGAATACGGCGGTCGTATTATGCTGGTGGGCGTTCGAAGCGGCCGGTTTTTCAATCGCCGTTCAACTGTATGCGGTCGTCGGCATGAGCCTTCTGGCCACGTTCGGGTTGTATCATTTCATGCAATGGCATATCCGCCGCGACACGAAATTCATGGGCATTATCCGCCGGCTGGGGTACAAGACCCATATCAGCCGTACCGGAATTTTTTTCTGGTTGCAGCAGGTCATGGATAAGGTTTGATTTTTTTATTCGCGACCCTGTATGTCCGGGACACATTATTTATAAAATAT
This Alistipes onderdonkii DNA region includes the following protein-coding sequences:
- a CDS encoding glycosyltransferase family 4 protein gives rise to the protein MATPLCYTVIIPFFIALFLVGWIHPKLVKIALLKNIVDNPDARKLQRTPVPVLGGVAVFFGVVIAIGCMSAVVDCSGLPVVIMAMMAMLYTGTMDDILNLSPSLRLLIEIVVVLLLVFVGGYCINDFHGLWGIGPISPWCAVPLTVFATVGIINAINLVDGVNGLSSGYCIMACTIFGILFHLAGEEAMTILAVVSVGALIPFFLHNVFGKTSKMFIGDGGTLVMGTVMSVFVIAILQSGSRVAAFVDPNVGLVPFTLAVLSVPVFDTLRVMSTRMLKGSSPFRPDKTHLHHMFIDMGCSHVATTLAILGLNTAVVLCWWAFEAAGFSIAVQLYAVVGMSLLATFGLYHFMQWHIRRDTKFMGIIRRLGYKTHISRTGIFFWLQQVMDKV